One segment of Haloplanus natans DSM 17983 DNA contains the following:
- a CDS encoding ribonuclease P protein component 4 codes for MGIPEERVDRLAALARAAVKEGEAERAREYVRLARRIAERNRLTLPRAFRRFTCDACDAYLVPGRNARVRLGDGHVVVRCDCGATARYPYR; via the coding sequence ATGGGCATTCCCGAGGAGCGCGTCGACCGACTGGCGGCGCTCGCCCGCGCCGCCGTCAAGGAGGGCGAGGCGGAACGCGCCCGGGAGTACGTCCGTCTGGCCCGCCGTATCGCCGAGCGCAACCGCCTCACCCTTCCCCGGGCGTTCCGGCGGTTCACCTGCGACGCCTGTGACGCCTACCTCGTACCGGGTCGGAACGCCCGCGTCCGTCTGGGGGACGGCCACGTCGTCGTCCGCTGTGACTGTGGGGCAACGGCGCGGTATCCGTACCGTTAA
- a CDS encoding NAD-dependent epimerase/dehydratase family protein, with protein MDLTDRRVVVTGGAGLIGTHLAARLAPDNDVVVADDLSKGEADRVPDGAELVVADVKHPDDVAAVVTDDTDIVFHLAAYTDTNYADPRRLFEENTEMTYTLLERADDVGVDGFVFTSSSTVYGEAPRPTPEDYGPLEPISEYGASKLADEGLVSTYAHSYDLQAWTFRFANIVGPHQRGTVIPDFIEKLDDDPDRLTILGDGRQEKSYLHVEDCVDAICHVVENADAALNTYNLGSRTTTSVTRIADIVSEELGLDPAYEYTGGDRGWTGDVPKMRLSIEKLAALGWEPSASSDDAVRRAARQLIDEIV; from the coding sequence ATGGATCTCACCGACCGGCGCGTGGTCGTCACCGGCGGCGCGGGCCTCATCGGCACCCATCTCGCGGCTCGGCTCGCCCCGGACAACGACGTGGTCGTCGCCGACGACCTGTCCAAGGGCGAGGCCGACCGCGTCCCCGACGGCGCCGAACTCGTCGTCGCGGACGTGAAACACCCCGACGACGTGGCCGCCGTCGTCACCGACGACACGGATATCGTCTTTCACCTCGCCGCCTACACCGACACGAACTACGCCGACCCCCGGCGGCTGTTCGAGGAGAACACCGAGATGACCTACACCCTCCTCGAACGCGCCGACGACGTCGGCGTCGACGGCTTCGTCTTCACTTCCTCCTCGACCGTCTACGGCGAGGCGCCGCGGCCGACGCCGGAGGATTACGGCCCCCTCGAACCCATCAGCGAGTACGGCGCGAGCAAACTCGCCGACGAGGGGCTCGTCTCCACGTACGCCCACTCCTACGACCTGCAGGCGTGGACGTTCCGCTTCGCCAACATCGTCGGCCCACACCAGCGCGGCACCGTGATTCCGGACTTCATCGAGAAACTCGACGACGACCCCGACCGGCTCACCATCCTCGGCGACGGCCGACAGGAGAAATCCTACCTCCACGTCGAGGACTGCGTGGACGCCATCTGCCACGTCGTCGAGAACGCGGACGCGGCGCTCAACACCTACAACCTCGGATCGCGGACGACCACCTCCGTCACCCGTATCGCCGACATCGTGAGCGAGGAGCTGGGACTCGATCCGGCCTACGAGTACACGGGCGGCGACCGCGGGTGGACGGGCGACGTGCCGAAGATGCGCCTCTCGATCGAGAAGCTAGCCGCCCTCGGCTGGGAGCCCTCGGCGTCGAGCGACGACGCCGTCCGTCGCGCGGCCCGACAGTTGATCGACGAGATCGTATAG
- the codB gene encoding cytosine permease encodes MATEDESSTWRTFVFGDEDLPDPDYPIDHVPRDERKGLVSISAVLLGFVFFAGTLWSGAEVGAAMGFGPMLSATAVGYTILGIYVAALCGIAAKAGLTTVLLARYSFGRLGAKFADLLLGGTQVGWFGVTIPMVAVPTATFFGLDSPTLTLALIVIWGVLHLATAYFGYEGMEKLSLIAVPVLVVVGLLSVFIAIGDAGGVDGLFAGTGSGEMGFAAAVTIVVGTFISGGTQAPNWARFASSTRVGFWAGLIAFLIGNGFLFLSGAVGGAVYDVTPAGDLYEVLAAQGLAAIGLIALILNIWTTNDNAAYAFGVAGSEAFEFDRKRPFVLAGGTVGILLALAGAEGLLIPWLSTLGQYVPPLGGVIIADFLLCWRLSVPHMDDVDFVDVRWSAILAYAVGAAVAVLTAGQVVPGVAAPQVLPGPGGAALNGLVAAFVVHTAAYYLLEANGLLPGHEVDSSAERL; translated from the coding sequence ATGGCAACAGAAGACGAATCATCGACTTGGCGGACGTTCGTGTTCGGCGACGAGGACCTTCCCGATCCGGACTATCCCATAGACCACGTCCCTCGGGACGAGCGGAAAGGACTCGTGAGTATCTCGGCCGTGCTCCTCGGGTTCGTCTTTTTCGCGGGCACGCTGTGGTCCGGCGCCGAGGTCGGTGCGGCGATGGGCTTCGGGCCGATGCTCTCGGCGACGGCCGTCGGCTACACCATCCTCGGGATCTACGTGGCGGCGCTGTGTGGCATCGCGGCCAAAGCCGGGTTGACGACCGTCCTCCTCGCCAGGTACAGTTTCGGCCGGTTGGGCGCGAAGTTCGCCGACCTCCTACTCGGCGGGACGCAGGTCGGCTGGTTCGGGGTCACCATCCCGATGGTCGCCGTCCCCACTGCGACGTTTTTCGGCCTCGACTCCCCGACGCTCACGCTGGCGCTCATCGTGATCTGGGGCGTGCTCCACCTCGCGACGGCGTACTTCGGCTACGAAGGGATGGAGAAACTCTCGCTGATCGCCGTCCCGGTTCTCGTCGTCGTCGGCCTCCTGTCGGTGTTCATCGCCATCGGGGACGCCGGCGGCGTCGACGGCCTGTTCGCCGGCACCGGGAGCGGGGAGATGGGCTTTGCCGCCGCCGTCACCATCGTCGTCGGGACGTTCATCAGCGGCGGCACACAGGCGCCGAACTGGGCCCGGTTCGCGAGTTCGACCCGCGTCGGGTTCTGGGCCGGCCTCATCGCCTTCCTGATCGGTAACGGCTTCCTCTTTCTCTCGGGCGCCGTCGGCGGCGCCGTCTACGACGTGACGCCCGCTGGCGACCTCTACGAGGTGCTCGCCGCGCAGGGACTCGCCGCCATCGGTCTGATCGCCCTGATCCTCAACATCTGGACGACGAACGACAACGCCGCCTACGCCTTCGGCGTCGCCGGCAGCGAGGCGTTCGAGTTCGACCGCAAGCGGCCGTTCGTGCTGGCCGGCGGCACCGTCGGCATCCTGCTCGCGCTGGCGGGCGCGGAGGGTCTGCTCATCCCGTGGCTGTCGACGCTCGGCCAGTACGTCCCCCCTCTCGGCGGTGTCATCATCGCCGACTTCCTGCTCTGCTGGCGGCTGAGCGTTCCCCACATGGACGACGTCGACTTCGTCGACGTTCGCTGGAGCGCCATCCTCGCTTACGCCGTCGGCGCCGCCGTCGCCGTCCTCACCGCCGGACAGGTCGTTCCGGGCGTGGCCGCGCCGCAGGTGCTTCCCGGCCCCGGTGGTGCCGCGCTGAACGGCCTCGTCGCCGCTTTCGTCGTCCACACGGCCGCGTACTACCTGCTGGAGGCGAACGGACTGCTGCCCGGTCACGAGGTGGATTCGTCGGCCGAGCGACTCTAG
- a CDS encoding YhbY family RNA-binding protein, translated as MDTQALRKRAHDLDVTVWVGKSGLGAVVDELDDQLGDRELVKVKFLRAARGGTDVETLSADLAERVDAEVVEMRGNTAVLYR; from the coding sequence ATGGATACGCAAGCGCTGCGCAAGCGGGCCCACGACCTCGACGTGACGGTGTGGGTCGGCAAGAGCGGACTCGGGGCCGTCGTCGACGAACTCGACGACCAGTTGGGGGATCGGGAGCTCGTGAAAGTGAAGTTCCTGCGAGCGGCCCGTGGCGGCACGGACGTGGAGACGCTTTCGGCCGATCTGGCCGAACGGGTCGATGCAGAGGTCGTCGAGATGCGGGGCAACACCGCAGTCCTCTATCGATGA
- a CDS encoding Sec-independent protein translocase subunit TatA/TatB, producing the protein MYDPIVPLFPGLPGGPELLIVLFVLVLLFGANKIPKLARSTGQAMGEFKRGREEIEEELQEGAEESASGSETPTTETTETTETEKTS; encoded by the coding sequence ATGTACGACCCAATCGTTCCACTGTTCCCCGGGTTGCCCGGCGGGCCGGAGTTGCTCATCGTCCTCTTCGTCCTCGTTTTGCTGTTCGGGGCGAACAAGATCCCGAAACTGGCCCGTTCGACCGGGCAGGCCATGGGTGAGTTCAAGCGCGGGCGCGAGGAGATCGAGGAAGAACTGCAGGAAGGTGCCGAGGAGTCCGCTTCCGGCTCCGAGACGCCGACTACGGAGACCACGGAGACGACCGAAACCGAGAAAACTAGCTGA
- the crcB gene encoding fluoride efflux transporter CrcB, translating to MVDPAYLIGAGASVGAVLRYATGQYVGGVAGKRSFPYATFTVNVVGSFVLASLTFLGAGEDLLLLAGTGACGSYTTFSSFSVDTVRLWEAGDRTLAAWYALANLLGALFGIGAAALLTGAW from the coding sequence ATGGTCGATCCTGCCTACCTGATCGGGGCCGGTGCGTCCGTCGGTGCGGTCCTCCGGTACGCCACGGGACAGTACGTCGGCGGCGTGGCGGGCAAGCGGTCGTTCCCGTACGCCACGTTCACGGTCAACGTCGTCGGCTCCTTCGTCCTCGCGTCGCTCACCTTTCTCGGTGCCGGCGAGGACCTTCTCCTCCTCGCGGGCACCGGGGCGTGTGGCTCGTACACGACGTTCTCCTCGTTTTCGGTCGACACCGTTCGTCTCTGGGAGGCCGGCGACCGCACGCTCGCGGCGTGGTACGCCCTCGCGAACCTTCTGGGTGCGCTCTTCGGTATCGGCGCGGCCGCCCTCCTGACCGGAGCGTGGTGA
- a CDS encoding glycosyltransferase family 4 protein, giving the protein MHSVAVFTDTYLPTVNGVTYTVKAWRDCWAGRGGRMDVVYPRTDGYAARAGEYPVRSVPFPFYPGFRLGAPWIPRRVRDVEVVHAHTPFAVGLAGLRLARRHDRPFVASYHTPTSEYADYVAPSARIERLVERVSERYERWFLDHADAVLAPSEATATHLTDAVGVSTPVTVVPNGIDTERFRPVDADAFRSRYGLDDAATLIGYTGRHGYEKRLGDIVDAAATLDATVVFGGDGPARPDLERRAAECGVDARFLGFLDREELPAFYSALDAFVFPSPIETQGLVALEANACGTPVVGADDGALADTVEDGVTGYHFETGDIESFRSSIRRTLEDGDALRESCLEARERHGVGRAVDRLADVYERVR; this is encoded by the coding sequence ATGCATTCGGTCGCCGTCTTCACGGACACCTATCTGCCGACGGTCAACGGCGTCACCTACACCGTCAAGGCGTGGCGCGACTGCTGGGCCGGCCGCGGCGGCCGGATGGACGTGGTCTACCCCCGAACCGACGGCTACGCCGCCCGCGCCGGCGAGTATCCGGTTCGGAGCGTCCCCTTTCCGTTCTACCCCGGCTTCCGTCTCGGCGCGCCCTGGATTCCGCGGCGCGTCCGCGACGTCGAGGTGGTCCACGCCCACACGCCCTTCGCCGTTGGCCTCGCGGGTCTCCGACTGGCCCGGCGCCACGACCGACCCTTCGTCGCCTCGTACCACACGCCCACGTCGGAGTACGCCGACTACGTGGCGCCGAGTGCCCGGATCGAACGCCTCGTCGAACGCGTAAGCGAGCGCTACGAGCGGTGGTTTCTGGACCACGCCGACGCAGTACTCGCACCGAGCGAGGCGACGGCCACCCACCTCACCGACGCGGTGGGTGTCTCGACGCCCGTAACCGTCGTCCCGAACGGCATCGATACCGAGCGGTTCCGCCCCGTCGACGCCGACGCCTTCCGGTCGCGGTACGGCCTCGACGACGCCGCGACGCTGATCGGCTACACCGGCCGTCACGGCTACGAGAAACGCCTGGGGGATATCGTCGACGCCGCGGCGACCCTCGACGCGACGGTCGTCTTCGGCGGCGACGGGCCGGCCCGACCGGATCTGGAGCGGCGGGCGGCCGAATGCGGCGTCGACGCCCGCTTTCTCGGCTTTCTCGACCGCGAGGAGCTTCCCGCCTTCTACAGCGCGCTCGACGCCTTCGTCTTCCCCAGCCCGATCGAAACGCAAGGGCTCGTCGCGCTGGAGGCGAACGCCTGCGGGACGCCGGTCGTCGGCGCAGACGACGGCGCCCTCGCCGACACCGTCGAGGACGGCGTCACGGGGTATCACTTCGAAACGGGCGACATCGAGTCCTTCCGGTCGTCGATCCGGCGGACGCTGGAGGACGGCGACGCGCTCCGCGAGTCGTGTCTCGAAGCGCGAGAACGACACGGGGTCGGCCGCGCAGTCGACCGTCTCGCGGACGTCTACGAACGAGTGAGGTGA
- a CDS encoding tRNA (cytidine(56)-2'-O)-methyltransferase → MQDSPEVVVLRLGHRPGRDDRMTTHVALTARALGADRAVLVGEATQAGETVTDITDRFGGPFEVTVTDSYRPLLRDWEGTVVHLTMYGEPVEDVTPTIRERHRSEPLLLVVGAGKVDFEVYDRADWNVGVTNQPHSEVAALAVFLDRLFDGRELDREWENAKRRVIPQATGKRVEEVDD, encoded by the coding sequence ATGCAAGACAGTCCGGAGGTCGTCGTGTTGCGTCTGGGGCACCGCCCCGGCCGCGACGACCGCATGACGACACACGTCGCCCTGACGGCGCGGGCGCTCGGCGCCGACCGGGCGGTCCTGGTCGGCGAGGCCACGCAGGCGGGCGAGACGGTCACCGACATCACCGACCGCTTCGGCGGCCCGTTCGAGGTGACCGTCACCGACTCGTATCGGCCGCTCCTGCGGGACTGGGAGGGAACCGTCGTCCACCTCACGATGTACGGCGAGCCGGTCGAGGACGTGACGCCGACGATCCGGGAACGCCATCGCTCGGAGCCACTCCTCCTCGTCGTCGGCGCCGGCAAGGTCGACTTCGAGGTGTACGACCGTGCGGACTGGAACGTGGGCGTGACGAACCAGCCCCACTCCGAGGTGGCGGCGCTGGCGGTGTTTCTGGACCGGCTGTTCGATGGACGGGAACTCGACCGGGAGTGGGAAAACGCGAAGCGGCGGGTGATCCCGCAGGCGACGGGCAAGCGAGTCGAAGAGGTCGACGACTAG
- a CDS encoding cupredoxin domain-containing protein, whose protein sequence is MTVSRRKVVAAAAGLVGSLAGCAGGSGGGSDGGDGGGEATETNTPEPTATATETPTPTPSGPPEDAPTTTITVENKTFVPMVAEVEPGTVVEWVYDGIGSHSVTSMSPSSSESGRTAWNPEIASDWEMDADITSDPVSHYFPEPGVYEYKCSYDFGHIGGCAAVVVGDQDYDQEMLPCEPQ, encoded by the coding sequence ATGACAGTTAGTCGCAGGAAAGTCGTCGCGGCCGCTGCCGGACTCGTTGGCTCACTCGCGGGGTGTGCGGGTGGTTCCGGTGGTGGCAGCGATGGCGGTGATGGTGGCGGCGAGGCGACCGAGACGAACACTCCCGAACCGACGGCGACGGCAACCGAGACGCCGACGCCGACCCCGTCCGGTCCGCCGGAGGACGCACCGACCACGACCATCACCGTCGAGAACAAGACGTTCGTCCCGATGGTCGCGGAAGTCGAACCGGGGACCGTCGTCGAGTGGGTCTACGATGGGATCGGCTCACACAGCGTCACGTCGATGTCGCCGTCCAGTTCGGAGAGCGGCCGAACGGCCTGGAACCCGGAGATCGCCTCGGACTGGGAGATGGACGCGGACATCACGAGCGACCCGGTCAGCCACTACTTCCCCGAACCGGGCGTCTACGAGTACAAGTGTTCGTACGACTTCGGACACATCGGCGGGTGTGCCGCCGTCGTCGTCGGCGACCAGGACTACGACCAGGAGATGCTCCCCTGCGAACCGCAGTGA
- a CDS encoding DUF2797 domain-containing protein yields MQIVGYDTDDGGLLLSDSVRDDAASADPRHPTATVEYVPLDPGTELAYRLDDRHCAGTLTDDGHRPCDADDTPHCPDHTSTWVCARCTGTCLKDEMDCVDDHAIYLAAFAPETFKVGVTKAYRLETRLREQGADRGAHIRTVENGRIAREIEAELAAGIPDRVRVPAKLAGLGRSVDDAAWAALLDEFDPIETFAFDYGLGLSERPVAETLAAGRVRGTKGRLLVLDHGGSTYAVDMRDLVGYEVIEGDTDRRLQSSLGAFG; encoded by the coding sequence GTGCAGATCGTCGGCTACGACACGGACGACGGCGGCCTCCTCCTGAGCGATTCGGTCAGGGACGACGCGGCCAGCGCCGACCCTCGCCACCCGACTGCGACCGTCGAGTACGTCCCCCTCGACCCCGGCACGGAACTCGCCTACCGCCTCGACGACCGCCACTGTGCCGGCACCCTCACAGACGACGGCCACCGCCCCTGTGACGCCGACGACACACCTCACTGCCCCGACCACACCTCGACGTGGGTCTGTGCCCGGTGTACCGGCACCTGCCTCAAAGACGAGATGGACTGTGTCGACGACCACGCCATCTACCTCGCCGCGTTCGCCCCGGAGACGTTCAAGGTGGGTGTCACCAAGGCGTACCGGCTGGAGACCCGCCTCCGCGAACAGGGGGCGGACCGCGGCGCCCACATCCGAACCGTCGAGAACGGCCGGATCGCCCGCGAAATCGAGGCCGAGTTGGCGGCCGGAATCCCCGACCGGGTGCGGGTGCCCGCGAAACTGGCGGGTCTCGGCCGCTCCGTCGACGACGCGGCGTGGGCCGCCCTGCTCGACGAGTTCGATCCCATCGAAACGTTCGCGTTCGACTACGGCCTCGGGCTCTCCGAGCGCCCGGTCGCCGAGACGCTGGCGGCGGGCCGGGTCCGGGGGACGAAAGGGCGACTGCTCGTCCTCGACCACGGCGGGAGCACCTACGCGGTCGATATGCGGGATCTGGTTGGGTACGAGGTGATCGAGGGCGACACCGACCGGCGACTCCAGTCGAGTCTCGGCGCGTTCGGGTGA
- a CDS encoding fluoride efflux transporter FluC → MSRIPTHLRTAEIVFLIAIGGFVGANLRHVLSFLIPGLGGTFAANVLGCFALGFLVYEAELVGVVARETSYVAGTGFLSSFTTYSTFALETVQSAPLVGLGYVAASYAVGFTAVLIGRSVARRLAEGI, encoded by the coding sequence ATGAGCCGGATTCCGACGCATCTGCGGACGGCCGAAATCGTCTTTCTGATCGCCATCGGCGGGTTCGTCGGCGCCAACCTCCGTCACGTTCTGTCGTTTTTGATCCCCGGACTCGGCGGGACGTTCGCCGCGAACGTCCTCGGCTGTTTCGCGCTCGGATTTCTGGTGTACGAGGCCGAACTCGTCGGCGTCGTCGCCCGGGAGACGAGCTACGTCGCGGGGACCGGCTTCCTCTCCTCGTTTACGACTTACAGTACGTTCGCGCTGGAGACGGTGCAGTCGGCGCCGCTGGTGGGCCTCGGATACGTCGCGGCGAGCTACGCCGTCGGGTTCACCGCCGTCCTGATCGGTCGGTCCGTCGCCCGACGGCTCGCGGAGGGGATCTGA
- a CDS encoding HD domain-containing protein, translated as MDSDDADGRTYDPDAPHAFPDRKLNEVLSVLLDDVEVTTYLEAQNVNAVTRKGYNDHGPKHISIVRNRALRLYELLKRADVAFNGASDQELTEADEAVIIALAATLHDVGHVVHRDQHAYYSIPLASDILDRLLPKWYDTGDAVRVKAETLHAILCHHTEEDPLTREAGVIRVADALDMERGRSRIPYEKGGRGINTLSSRAIRDVTLEAGDDRPVLVEIEMVNAAGVYQVDNLLKAKLRDSTLEEYVRIVAINTKEESGLVERIEL; from the coding sequence ATGGACAGTGACGACGCGGACGGCCGCACGTACGACCCCGACGCCCCCCACGCGTTCCCCGACCGGAAGCTGAACGAAGTCCTGTCGGTACTCCTTGATGACGTGGAGGTGACGACGTATCTCGAAGCCCAGAACGTCAACGCCGTCACGCGGAAGGGGTACAACGATCACGGCCCGAAACACATCAGCATCGTCCGGAACCGGGCGCTCCGCCTCTACGAGCTGCTGAAACGCGCCGACGTGGCGTTCAACGGCGCGAGCGATCAGGAACTCACGGAGGCCGACGAAGCGGTGATTATCGCGCTCGCGGCCACCCTCCACGACGTGGGCCACGTCGTCCACCGCGACCAACACGCCTACTACTCCATCCCGCTCGCCTCGGACATCCTCGACCGGCTCCTCCCGAAGTGGTACGACACGGGCGACGCGGTGCGGGTGAAAGCCGAGACGCTCCACGCCATCCTCTGTCACCACACGGAGGAAGACCCCCTGACCCGCGAGGCGGGCGTCATCCGCGTCGCCGACGCCCTCGACATGGAGCGGGGACGCTCGCGAATCCCCTACGAGAAAGGCGGGCGGGGCATCAACACGCTGTCGAGTCGGGCGATCCGTGACGTGACGCTCGAAGCAGGCGACGACAGGCCGGTTCTCGTCGAAATCGAGATGGTGAACGCCGCGGGGGTCTACCAGGTCGACAACCTGCTGAAGGCGAAGCTGCGGGATTCGACGCTGGAGGAGTACGTCCGCATCGTCGCCATCAACACGAAAGAGGAGAGCGGGCTGGTCGAACGGATCGAACTTTAG
- a CDS encoding redoxin domain-containing protein, giving the protein MVDIGDEAPDFTAPLANGDVESFRLSERLDEAPIVLAFFPAAFTNTCTTEMCTFRDQLANFEDIGSTVYGVSVDLPYTLNEFRRRNDLNFGLLSDERRELIEAYGVVDRWEPRDIRVAKRAVFVVDGDGRITYTWVGDNPKQEPDYESVREAAAEASA; this is encoded by the coding sequence ATGGTCGACATCGGCGACGAGGCTCCGGATTTCACTGCCCCGCTCGCGAACGGCGATGTCGAGAGCTTCAGGCTCTCGGAGCGTCTCGACGAGGCACCGATCGTCCTCGCTTTCTTCCCCGCGGCGTTTACCAACACCTGCACGACCGAGATGTGTACGTTCCGCGACCAGTTGGCGAACTTCGAGGACATCGGATCGACGGTGTACGGCGTCAGCGTCGACTTGCCGTACACGCTCAACGAGTTCCGCCGGCGGAACGACCTGAACTTCGGCCTCCTCAGCGACGAACGCCGCGAACTGATCGAGGCCTACGGGGTGGTCGACCGGTGGGAGCCACGCGACATCCGGGTCGCCAAGCGGGCCGTCTTCGTCGTCGACGGCGACGGCCGGATCACGTATACGTGGGTGGGTGACAACCCGAAACAGGAACCGGACTACGAGTCGGTGCGCGAGGCGGCGGCCGAAGCGTCCGCCTGA
- a CDS encoding glycosyltransferase family 4 protein codes for MRVLNYLELEDRLDRSGIGTAADQQRAALATTDVSVVTSPWIGGSPAGAAAGFLRGHGAFRRYDVAHCNVIGPGSVAVARHAKRTGTPLVLHAHVTAEDFAESFRGSTYLAGPLRRYLRWFYSQADLVLCPSAYTKRTLESYPVDAPIRPITNGVDTASLAGFADLREAYRERFGLDGLVVFSVGNVFERKGLTTFCRLAQDTDYEFAWFGPYDTGPQASEAVRRWTTNPPDNVTFTGWVDDKRGAFAAGDIYCFPTKAENQGIAVLEAMACGKPVVLRDIPVFEEFYTDGHDCLKCETRAEFREALDRLAADPELRQRLGENAEETASEHSLSRVGEKLADAYAEVTSD; via the coding sequence GTGCGGGTGTTGAACTACCTCGAACTGGAGGACCGACTCGACCGAAGCGGCATCGGCACCGCCGCCGACCAGCAACGCGCCGCGCTGGCGACGACCGACGTGTCGGTCGTCACGTCGCCGTGGATCGGCGGGTCGCCGGCCGGCGCCGCTGCCGGCTTCCTCCGGGGCCACGGTGCGTTCCGTAGGTACGACGTGGCCCACTGCAACGTGATCGGCCCCGGTTCGGTCGCCGTTGCCCGTCACGCCAAACGGACGGGGACGCCACTCGTCCTCCACGCCCACGTCACCGCTGAGGACTTCGCCGAGAGCTTCCGTGGCTCCACCTACCTCGCCGGCCCGCTCCGTCGCTACCTCCGCTGGTTCTACTCACAGGCCGACCTCGTCCTCTGTCCCAGCGCGTACACGAAGCGGACCCTCGAATCCTACCCCGTCGACGCTCCGATCCGACCGATCACCAACGGCGTCGACACCGCGTCGCTGGCGGGCTTTGCGGACCTCCGCGAGGCGTACCGCGAGCGGTTCGGCCTCGACGGACTGGTGGTTTTCTCCGTCGGCAACGTCTTCGAGCGCAAGGGCCTGACCACCTTCTGTCGACTCGCCCAGGACACCGACTACGAGTTCGCGTGGTTCGGCCCCTACGACACCGGGCCACAGGCTTCCGAGGCGGTGCGTCGGTGGACGACGAACCCGCCCGACAACGTCACCTTCACCGGGTGGGTGGACGACAAGCGCGGGGCCTTCGCCGCCGGCGACATCTACTGTTTCCCCACCAAGGCGGAGAACCAGGGTATCGCCGTACTGGAGGCGATGGCCTGCGGAAAGCCGGTCGTCCTCCGGGACATCCCCGTCTTCGAGGAGTTCTACACCGACGGCCACGACTGCCTGAAATGCGAGACGCGGGCGGAGTTCCGCGAGGCACTGGACCGACTGGCGGCCGATCCGGAGTTGCGCCAGCGACTCGGCGAGAACGCCGAGGAGACGGCGAGCGAGCACTCCCTGTCGCGGGTGGGCGAGAAACTGGCCGACGCCTACGCCGAAGTCACAAGCGATTAA
- a CDS encoding mechanosensitive ion channel family protein: MTPVALQNGGGGAIARILTENGVPYAAAIGSAIAFVAALLVVYVVGRAVVIPLVDRVMDAQGLEVHARKPLRKLTLALVVFVGIAVAFGFAGYGSFLQSLATVAAAATLAIGFAMQNVIANFVAGIFIFTDKPFRIGDWIEWDGNSGIVEDISFRVTRVRTFDNELLTVPNSALTDGVIKNPVAKGQLRLQVPFGIGYDDDIELANEIILEEANAHPDILDDPAPSVRLTDLGDSSVVLKSRVWIDDPSRSDFVKTRGEYVAAVKERFDEAGIDIPYPNRTLEGSLEISGVTAETVVD; encoded by the coding sequence ATGACGCCGGTCGCCCTGCAGAACGGCGGGGGTGGGGCCATCGCCCGCATCCTCACCGAGAACGGCGTGCCGTACGCGGCGGCTATCGGCTCGGCCATCGCCTTCGTCGCCGCCCTGCTGGTCGTCTACGTCGTCGGGCGAGCCGTCGTCATCCCGCTCGTGGACCGCGTGATGGACGCGCAGGGGTTGGAGGTCCACGCCCGCAAACCGCTCCGAAAGCTGACGCTGGCGCTCGTCGTCTTCGTCGGCATCGCCGTCGCCTTCGGTTTCGCGGGCTACGGCAGTTTCTTGCAGTCTCTCGCCACCGTCGCCGCGGCGGCGACGCTCGCCATCGGCTTCGCCATGCAGAACGTCATCGCCAACTTCGTCGCCGGCATCTTCATCTTCACCGACAAGCCGTTCCGCATCGGCGACTGGATCGAGTGGGACGGCAACTCGGGTATCGTCGAGGACATCAGCTTCCGCGTGACGCGGGTGCGAACCTTCGACAACGAACTCCTGACGGTGCCCAACTCCGCTCTCACCGACGGCGTCATCAAGAACCCGGTCGCCAAGGGACAACTCCGCCTGCAGGTGCCCTTCGGCATCGGCTACGACGACGACATCGAACTGGCAAACGAGATCATTCTCGAGGAGGCCAACGCTCACCCGGATATCCTCGACGACCCCGCGCCCTCCGTTCGCCTGACCGACCTCGGTGACTCCTCCGTCGTGCTCAAATCTCGCGTCTGGATCGACGACCCGAGTCGTTCGGACTTCGTCAAAACCCGCGGCGAGTACGTCGCTGCGGTCAAGGAACGCTTCGACGAGGCGGGTATCGATATCCCCTACCCGAACCGCACCCTCGAAGGCTCACTGGAGATCAGTGGCGTCACGGCCGAAACCGTCGTGGACTAA